One Parasphingorhabdus cellanae genomic region harbors:
- a CDS encoding LolA family protein, whose product MLRYALAIVSAPLAFAASVPVTAQQSPADDINAISNHLRAMTTMTANFTQTSRNGQLLPGKLTLKQPGRIRFQYGKEANLLIVGDGKALTMIDYEVNQVQRWPIKNSPLGALLNPERDLSKYGKIIPTRNPNVLSVEVRDPKRPEYGVITMIFTKVAGAPAGLRLDGWVSLDSKNNRTSIRLSDQKFGVPVANKAFNWTDPRRKGRRGR is encoded by the coding sequence ATGTTGAGATATGCTTTAGCCATTGTTTCGGCGCCATTGGCGTTTGCGGCCTCGGTTCCGGTAACGGCCCAGCAAAGCCCGGCAGATGATATCAACGCCATTTCCAACCATTTGCGGGCTATGACCACCATGACCGCCAATTTCACGCAAACCAGCCGCAATGGGCAGCTATTGCCTGGGAAATTGACCTTAAAGCAGCCGGGCCGGATACGCTTTCAATATGGCAAGGAAGCCAATCTGCTGATCGTTGGTGACGGCAAAGCGTTGACGATGATCGATTATGAAGTGAATCAGGTGCAGCGTTGGCCGATCAAAAACAGTCCGCTTGGTGCGCTGCTAAATCCTGAACGGGATTTGTCGAAATATGGAAAAATCATCCCGACTCGTAATCCGAATGTATTGAGTGTGGAAGTGCGTGACCCGAAACGCCCTGAATATGGCGTGATTACGATGATTTTCACCAAAGTCGCTGGCGCCCCTGCGGGTTTGCGGTTGGATGGTTGGGTATCGCTCGATTCGAAAAATAACCGGACATCCATCCGGCTTTCCGATCAAAAATTCGGCGTTCCAGTGGCCAATAAGGCGTTCAACTGGACCGATCCTCGAAGAAAAGGACGCCGTGGGCGATGA